A single region of the Malaclemys terrapin pileata isolate rMalTer1 chromosome 2, rMalTer1.hap1, whole genome shotgun sequence genome encodes:
- the BRF2 gene encoding transcription factor IIIB 50 kDa subunit, with protein MSGQRKCPDCGSSEIVEDAHYAQNQLVCADCGFILTEGLLTTTFQDEEHLQEVTYSRSTGQNEQLSRCKLRGIKRVQDLCKVLYLPAVFEDTALSYFQRAIEHPSFHLVSLEKKEILVGCCVFVTCRQHNWPLTMGTICSLLYADKELFASVYLCVLKELELDVPALSLTDLVKTHLNSFKLFQSSASVPAKFAEDKEKMVARTIQIVELASETWLVTGRHPIPIVTAAAYLAWQSLQPVGRLTCTFPRFCKLAGTDLPPPAHLRLKELNDILLRMASQLAWLRVLNVDKKTVVKHIGDLLQHRHFLLRSSFSSGDTEDQSATAVGDGSVSSPQAAGCSAQAEGCHPGGKQKCSSVRRPLLPPCLINPRKRLRTAALSPSDQAITGDEAISDSEIEQYLRSQEEMQEFSKAQAWH; from the exons ATGTCGGGCCAGAGAAAATGCCCTGATTGTGGCTCCTCTGAAATTGTGGAGGATGCACATTATGCTCAGAACCAACTGGTGTGTGCTGACTGTGGGTTTATCCTCACCGAGGGGCTCTTGACAACCACTTTCCAAGATGAAGAACATTTACAAG AAGTGACATATTCACGGAGTACCGGCCAGAATGAGCAGCTGAGCCGCTGTAAGCTACGAG GGATCAAGCGTGTCCAGGATCTCTGCAAAGTCCTCTATCTCCCAGCTGTGTTTGAAGACACAGCCCTGTCCTATTTCCAGCGAGCAATTGAACACCCCTCCTTCCACTTAGTCAGCTTGGAGAAGAAGGAGATTCTAGTAGGCTGCTGTGTCTTTGTGACCTGCCGGCAGCACAACTGGCCCCTGACCATGGGTACTATCTGCTCCCTGCTCTACGCAGACAAGGAGTTGTTTGCCAGCGTCTACCTGTGCGTCCTGAAAGAGCTTGAACTGGATGTGCCAGCCCTGAGCCTGACGGATCTGGTGAAAACACACCTTAACAG TTTCAAGCTGTTCCAGAGTTCAGCTAGCGTCCCTGCCAAATTTGCTGAGGACAAGGAAAAGATGGTTGCCCGAACAATCCAGATTGTGGAGCTGGCCAGTGAGACGTGGCTGGTGACAGGCCGGCATCCCATTCCCATCGTCACTGCTGCGGCCTACCTTGCGTGGCAGTCGCTGCAGCCCGTGGGGCGCCTGACATGCACCTTCCCTCGCTTCTGTAAGCTGGCAGGTACAGACCTACCTCCACCGGCCCACCTGAGGCTGAAGGAGCTCAACGACATCCTCTTGAGAATGGCCTCCCAGCTGGCCTGGCTGCGCGTGCTCAACGTGGACAAAAAGACTGTGGTCAAACACATCGGGGACCTGCTCCAGCACCGACACTTCCTGCTGAGAAGCTCCTTTAGCTCAGGAGACACTGAGGATCAAAGTGCCACAGCAGTGGGCGATGGCTCTGTGAGTTCACCACAAGCTGCAGGGTGCTCGGCCCAAGCTGAGGGCTGCCACCCTGGGGGCAAACAGAAATGCAGCAGCGTACGGAGGCCTTTGCTGCCACCGTGCCTTATAAACCCCAGGAAGAGACTTCGAACAGCAGCCCTGAGCCCTTCGGACCAGGCTATCACTGGAGACGAGGCCATTTCGGACAGCGAAATAGAGCAATACCTGCGGAGCCAGGAGGAGATGCAGGAGTTCAGCAAGGCCCAGGCCTGGCACTGA